Proteins from a single region of Streptomyces sp. Tu 3180:
- a CDS encoding DUF6332 family protein, which translates to MTGHGGRRTQAERDAITVEIGYALCSAAFAAAVVFGAVAGPALLFALPDVLETVLLRAGLVLAPVLFAVRTAAVLLRSGRPVQPSQPGRTSPDS; encoded by the coding sequence ATGACGGGACACGGGGGACGACGGACCCAGGCCGAGCGGGACGCGATCACCGTCGAGATCGGGTACGCGCTGTGCAGTGCGGCCTTCGCGGCGGCGGTCGTCTTCGGGGCCGTGGCGGGACCGGCGCTGCTCTTCGCGCTGCCGGACGTCCTGGAGACCGTGCTGCTGCGCGCCGGGCTGGTGCTCGCGCCGGTCCTGTTCGCCGTCCGTACGGCCGCCGTGCTGCTCCGCTCCGGGCGGCCGGTTCAGCCCAGCCAGCCCGGCCGCACCAGTCCGGACTCGTAG